A window of the Microbulbifer aggregans genome harbors these coding sequences:
- the rplA gene encoding 50S ribosomal protein L1, giving the protein MAKLSKRQRAIAEKVEAGKAYGIEDAVALLKELSNVKFAETVDASVNLGIDPRKSDQAVRGATTLPHGTGKDVRVAVFTQGANADAAKEAGADLVGMDELAADVKAGKMDFDVVIASPDAMRVVGQLGQILGPRGLMPNPKTGTVTPDVATAVKNAKAGQVRFRADKGGIIHGGIGKVSFDAKALKENLEALIADLKKVKPASAKGVYLKKVTLSTTMGPGLTIDQASLDIK; this is encoded by the coding sequence GTGGCCAAACTGAGCAAGCGTCAGCGCGCTATCGCTGAGAAAGTTGAAGCAGGTAAGGCCTACGGTATCGAAGACGCCGTTGCCCTGCTGAAAGAGCTGTCCAACGTCAAGTTTGCCGAGACTGTCGATGCTTCCGTAAACCTGGGCATCGATCCGCGTAAATCCGACCAGGCTGTTCGTGGCGCCACTACCCTGCCGCACGGCACCGGTAAAGATGTGCGCGTTGCCGTATTTACCCAGGGTGCTAACGCCGACGCCGCCAAGGAAGCTGGTGCTGACCTGGTAGGCATGGACGAGCTGGCTGCTGATGTTAAAGCTGGCAAGATGGATTTCGACGTGGTGATCGCCTCTCCGGACGCCATGCGTGTCGTCGGTCAGTTGGGCCAGATCCTCGGTCCGCGCGGCCTGATGCCGAACCCGAAAACCGGTACCGTGACTCCCGACGTTGCGACTGCGGTCAAGAATGCCAAAGCTGGTCAGGTGCGCTTCCGCGCTGACAAGGGCGGCATCATCCACGGCGGTATCGGCAAGGTGAGCTTCGACGCGAAAGCGCTGAAAGAAAACCTGGAAGCCCTGATTGCAGACCTGAAAAAGGTTAAGCCGGCTTCCGCGAAGGGTGTTTACCTGAAGAAGGTTACCCTGAGCACTACCATGGGCCCGGGTCTGACCATCGACCAGGCCTCCCTGGATATCAAGTAA
- the rplJ gene encoding 50S ribosomal protein L10 translates to MAIGLEDKKAIVAEVQQAASSALSAVVADSRGVTVNDMTALRKEARDNGVWLKVVRNTLARRALAGTEYECLIEKFVGPSIIAFSNEHPGAGARILKEFAKGNDKLELKGAAFEGAVTDVALLASLPTYDEAIAKLMSVMKEASAGKLVRTIAAIRDQKEQEAA, encoded by the coding sequence ATGGCTATTGGACTCGAAGACAAGAAAGCGATTGTCGCAGAAGTCCAGCAAGCTGCTTCGAGCGCTCTGTCAGCGGTAGTTGCGGATTCCCGCGGCGTTACCGTAAATGACATGACCGCTCTGCGCAAAGAGGCGCGCGACAACGGCGTTTGGTTGAAAGTCGTTCGCAACACTCTGGCGCGTCGCGCTCTGGCAGGTACCGAGTACGAATGTCTCATTGAGAAGTTCGTCGGTCCCAGCATCATTGCCTTTTCCAACGAACACCCGGGTGCCGGTGCGCGCATCCTCAAGGAGTTCGCCAAGGGTAACGACAAGCTGGAACTGAAAGGTGCCGCCTTCGAAGGCGCGGTCACCGACGTCGCACTGTTGGCAAGCCTGCCGACTTACGACGAGGCGATCGCCAAGCTGATGAGCGTTATGAAAGAAGCATCTGCTGGCAAGCTGGTTCGCACTATTGCGGCCATTCGCGACCAGAAAGAGCAAGAAGCTGCTTAA
- the rplL gene encoding 50S ribosomal protein L7/L12 — protein sequence MSLTKEDIINAVAEMSVKDVVELIEAMEEKFGVTAAAAVMAGPAGGEAAAEEKDSFDVVLTSAGDKKVNVIKVVRGITGLGLKEAKALVDGAPSPLKEGATKDEAEDAKKQLEEAGATVELK from the coding sequence ATGTCTCTGACTAAAGAAGATATCATCAATGCTGTTGCCGAAATGTCTGTTAAGGACGTTGTCGAGCTGATCGAAGCAATGGAAGAGAAGTTCGGCGTAACTGCAGCGGCTGCAGTTATGGCTGGTCCGGCTGGCGGCGAAGCTGCTGCTGAAGAGAAGGACTCTTTCGACGTAGTTCTGACTTCTGCCGGCGACAAGAAAGTAAACGTGATCAAGGTTGTTCGCGGCATCACCGGCCTGGGCCTGAAAGAAGCCAAGGCACTGGTAGACGGCGCTCCGAGCCCGCTGAAGGAAGGCGCTACCAAGGATGAAGCCGAGGACGCCAAGAAGCAGCTGGAAGAAGCTGGCGCAACTGTAGAGCTGAAGTAA